Within the Miscanthus floridulus cultivar M001 chromosome 2, ASM1932011v1, whole genome shotgun sequence genome, the region AGAGGGCTCCAGAGGCAATTTGCATGTAATTCTTATAAAGGGAGTGCTGGCGCCCGGACGATACCGATCCATCGGACGGTGCCGCGGACGCAAGCCCCGCACGCTGCTCCTCTTGTTTCTCCTCTTCTTGTTTCCCCTGCGCTTGTCGCTCGCGCCACGCGCGCCCCCAGCTTGCCCCGGCAGCCCATCCCCACACCCACCGCGTATGCCTTCACACCGCGCCCACGTACGAGCATGCCCTATCGCCCCCTGACCGCAGCACCCTCATCCACTCGCCTCCAACGCTTCCGTCCACTATCCCTTCGGCGAGCCACGCGCCCCGGGCCGCCTGGCTCACCCCCTGGCCGAACAACATAGAAAGCTAGAATAAAACATGTGCAACAACACGGAAACAACTACTTCAACATTAGACTGAAGCAGCTGAAACACCATAAAcatattacaacaacaacaaggaACAACAGCTGCAACATTAAGATGAAGCCGCTAAAACAACATGAAtatattattgcaacaacaccGAACAAACTGCTACAACAATAGGGTGAAGGagctgaaacatttagaacatattattgcaacattggtgtgaagcatatgaaacaacgCTCCAAATAAAAACACTTCCAACAACATggaacaactactgcaacatgAGATTGAAGCAACTGAAACATACTGCAACATCTCATGCAGTGCTACTGCAACATCCAAAAACATCTGTTGCAACAACCCaaaaaaatctcattgcaacattcgaaatcatatgttgcaacatccaaaaaaaACCATTACAACACGGCGAGATCTGACCCCGAGAGCTCACCAAAAACCCTAGCCACCGTCGTATCCattagatccagaggaggaggaggaggagcaaggcCTCAGATCCAGATCCCCCGCGACCTACCTCGTcagagccgccgccgtcgtcttcaTCTCCGGTGGGGTCCGTGAGCCGGGTCGCAGGGAGAGTGGGGGTGCATGGAGGTTGCGGAGGGCGAGGGACGGAGGGAGGAAGGGAGCACGGGTGGGCGGGTGCGCAACGAGCTCGCGTGCGGAGGGAGGTAGGAAGGTCGCGGAGGGGCGAGGGACGGAGGgacagagggagggagagagctcGCGCGGCGATGGCACGAAGAGCGGGCAGGAAAGCGACGCGGGGAGCGAGTGTAGGAGAGAGCGAGAGCACGGGAATGGGCGGAGTGCAACTGCGGGCCAGAGGGTGGAGCGGATGAAGTGCGAGCGGTGCGTCCGGAAGCCCGGACGCCCGGTCTATAGCATTACCGTTCTTATAAAGTTGATGAGTACTTTCATTTTTATAAATGTGAGATTATGGAAGAGCCTAGAAAAGTCAGGGGGATGAGggcttcatcttttttttttgaaaattaggGGCTTCATTTTAGCTTCCCCTCTGCAAAACAACTTTTGCTTTCATGCTTTATTCCTTTAGAAGCCGGTGGAGGATCATGCGTTTGACATGGCTTATGGATAAACAGGTGCAAAATAAAGTCGTTGGAGCAGCCATGTCATAGAGACACTAAATAATCATCATCAGATTTATCATGAGATACGTATTTGGCGTCGTAAATGTTTATGATGTTCTCTACAACATTGACCGAACTTAAGTAGTTTAAAATAGTTTAACTTCTAAATTAGAGTGTCATTCTTTTTAGACGAAGGTAGTATTTGCCCTCAGAGGAGATACATACCACAAGTCCTACGCGCACTCCCCCGGCTGGCTACAAGTATAAAGAACATGTAATAAATTTTCTGGAATGGGCATGTCTTCAAAGACAGACAGTTGGTGAACGTGGAAAAACTTGTTCTTGTTGCGTTTATTGCAGTCCACGTTCTTCAGTAATTTCACCACTTTGTTGTTCCCGGTGGTGAGCGCCCTGACCCTCTGCCGGGCCAAGGGTTTCTCCTTTTCCCATCTCGGACGGTTCCAAGGCAGTGGCTCCCCCACTCCCGTCCTCTCGTCTTGGGTCAGTGGGTGGGTGTCTGGCTATGGCTTGCTTCCTCGCAGCTCGACGTGGGGCGCCACTTCCCCTGGACACCGCCGGTGGCTCCGGAGCCTTACGCACGGGCTAGCTGGCAGAACATCAGTATTCGGTTGCGTTCAGCGTAGTTCACTTGGCGTAAGCGTTTGCCCCGGGGCCATTTGACCGTGTCGTGGTCACTATACACTTGCCACGAGCCCACGAGTTCGATTATTGGCGTGTGCCTGGTGCTCAGGTAGTCGGGGTTGCCTATAAAAAGGGGTTCTTGTTGCACTGAGCACTACAGCTCAACCCACTCGCTCTCATCACTTCGCTCCAAGCCAGTGCTGCTAGTTAGCCTCTTTTCCCCTTGTGTGTGAGAGAGACAGTACTAGAGTGCCATGGCTCAGGGAAGGGGCAGTGCTCGtggcagcagcgccgccgtgctggCGCTGGTCCTCCTCTGCGTTCTCCTCCACGGCGAGTTCGCCGAGTCGGCGGTGTACACCGTCGGCGACCGCGGCGGGTGGAGCTTCAACACCGCCAACTGGCCCAAGGGCAAGCGCTTCCGCGCCGGCGACGTGCTCGGTCAGTGCTACTAGCTGGCTCTCTATTCATGTCATCGGCGACGTTCTCGGTCAGTGGTTCAAGTTTAATGGTGTTCACGCGTTCATGCAGTGTTCAGGTACAACGCCAAGGCGCACAACGTGGTGCCCGTGAGCGCAGCGGGGTACAGGTCGTGCAGCGCGCCCAAGGGCGTGAGGGCGCTCACCACCGGTAACGACCGCGTCACGCTGAAGCGCGGCGCCAACTACTTCATCTGCAGCTTCCCAGGCCACTGCCAGGCCGGCATGAAGATCGCCGTCACCGCCGCGTGAGGCGTGATGAGGCACGGCCGGCCGATAAGCCGGCGACCGCCGCGCCCACGGACACGGGCTCGATCGATCGGTGGCTAGCTTACTATTAATTTCCTCTCTTCAAAGTAAAGCAAGTAGCTAATTAGACGGTGCCGCTCTGTTGTTCAACAATACCGTGTCGTGTCGTCGCGTACTTAACCTGCGTGTTAGGAGTTGTTAGGGAGACTGGCACTATAGAGAAGGGTCAGATCGAGTGATGTACTACTGATGTGTGTATTTGTGTGTTGATGTGAAGAACAATAAAGGCATACGGCGTTTGTTTGTGTGCTCTGTATATCCTGTATTCAATTGATGTGTGCTATATGAAAGTCACGCTTGTTTGAGCtagaaaagaataagaaaaatataGGACTCCAGAGATGGGAGCGAGGATGACGCTAAAGATGTCACAAAGGGCAGTGATGCTGAATCATGAGAAACAACCTCAGTCAGACAAATAAAATGACCGAAGAGAATGGCAGAGATATAGCCATGCAAAATCTATCAAGATAGACCTATATCTCTATTagcatcattttttattaatagctATGTCATCCCACTAACTTTCAACCTCTTATTGCAATCTATCCATGCCATATCCACCTAACGCAATTACTACATTCAATATATAAGAAATGCAGAATACATCCATATATATTGCTATTTGTTTTTTTTGCCGTTCTATCATCTTATAATTCAATTTAATTTCACTAGTTTTTTATTAGATTCTTTTATTCTCTTGTTCAATTTTGATAAGAATGGATGTAAGAATACGTAGGTTTAACTCATACATGCAACAGTTTTATTTCTAAGAAAGTCACGTAACAACGTACGGGATATCCCTCTACTATATTCTAATCGTGTGTACAGGTGGAAGAAAAACAGAGTGACGGTAAGATAAAATTCAAATGATGCACTAGTACATAAACAAAACCAATTCCAAGCGGAAACTAAATAAAATGGGCTAAGATAGTGGTCCAAGGGAGTTTCGAATTGTCACGGCTTTTGAGCTAGCAAATAAAAGTTATAGTTGATCTAAACAACTTCGCTAATTGTACACTTATAATTATCCAAACACGCACTTTATAAAAACTCCTATGGTTACCATTGGAGCTTAAAAAGCTTCGAGGGATCAAGCAAGCCCAAAACCCCAAAACCAACTTATTTGGATCGTGTAGAGCTTGGACCAACTAAACTTTCTGTTAGCTAAAATAGTGGGAGCCGGCTAATACTCCCTCTGTCATTGTTTTGTAAATCGGACTAGTGAATTTATATGATTGTCATGCTGCTCTaaaaagacgatggtagcatccaaaagacacgagaatttatactggttcaggccggagccctacgtccagtctcagagatgatcgagtgcgtgttcctcgcttgaatcctctgaagttcttacaatgggggtgcaagaatgatggaagaggtaggagagctagagctaggagacagGCAGCCAACGAtgtaagaatgagtgaatgagaGAGAGTCAGATCCCAAGATGGATACCCTGGCTgctcttatatagagttcgggccaaggcatgtacaaagaagaaggttctcccaaCCGAAGGgacgtgagcctgagggaggacctagctaacttggcttgcaagctacgccgtcttgaGTTGCACGTCTAGGCGTGGTTGTCGTCACGGTCCTGTGGCCATGTCGTGgcatggtgtggcgtggtgctactatgccggccgtggcggcactgtcggcacggtggtggttcgccaaccatcctatgcgacgtggtctTCGTCATCACCTTTTGGTTTCCTGGGGCGTCGtataggagttggtagccgcccccaGGTCGTCGATCACTCGGTTGGCTTGTGGAACTAATGGCCACGATCCCAAGCGTTGGGGTCATGGCTCCTGCTGGCCTgggtggcctctaagtcaaggcttCCGTCGTGGATCTCATCCCGTGGTGGGTAggatcatacatgtgtcttgttggtCTGTATTTGGACAGTGAGTCGCCGTACTGACAGTCACCGTTTTGGGAGGTGTTGTCTTATCTGTGCTGCGTGGCGCAGGGGTGGCgtctgaccggaccgaggtgaccGTTATCCCCTCGGTtcttgcggggtcagtgcggcgTGCCTACCCTTCTCAGAGCAGGCATGCCTGGCTGTGCTCGAACTCTCTCTGTTCCTCCCAGGGGTTGGGACGGTTGAGAGGTCGTGACTGCTTCCTCATCATTAATCTAATGCCATTATCGCTTACCATTTTGATTAGCGCCTCCCAATGTAATATCATTGTTTAAAATTTAATTAGCACTCGTCATTTGCTTAAGGCCGGTCTCAGTGTGTTTTTTGTGAGCTATTTTTTGTATTAAACAAGCTGACACAGCAAaatattataaataaaaaaagaaatgatAAAAGTTTTATGGAATGGAATGGATTTAATGGTTCCAACACATGACAGTCTTGGGGGTTGTTTGGTTGTTAATTGGCAACCAATCTAGACCACTAGGCACACCAAATTGAGGGCCTAGATTGATGCTAGTGAGGCAAAGTTGCATGGGCAACGAAACACGAAACTCTCACTAAGACTGGTCTAAATAGAAAAGGCAGTTATTAATTGTATCTATTGATCTTGGTGATGATTGACGGGCATCACGATAATTTCCCTTTGTCCTTACTGTATGTCATAAGAATCCTAAAAATGCTTACATTCGTGGGCATAGTGAGTAGCTTTTTATTAACTAGGTGGTTAGAGAGTTAAAATTGACTATAAACCAGAATGTTTGAACCaactagagtttttttttttatgtTTCAACCTTTTCTTTTAGCTCTAGCTAGTAGCTAATCAAGAGGAACTTAGTATCAACGAACAATTCATATGCGGTGGTGCTGCTTCGCCAAGCTTTGCCCAATGGTGGCTACAGCACTTGGTCGATCCCCGAACAAACGAggcaagtttttttactctctttttattacattaaatctttggacacatgcatgaagtattaaatatagataaaaaaaataactaattacacagtttgattgtaaattacgagacgaatcttttgagcatagttaggccatgattagacaataattgtcaaatacaaacgaaaacgctacagtgccaaatactgattcctaacctcaatctaaacgagGAAGTCATGGAAGGATGATGTGATGTGCCGGCTCAGTAACCAACTTGGCCCATCAGTCATCAAGAAACGTCCGTCTTTGACCCAGTTGGCGGGTTGGCGCTGCACGCACTTTGAACCGGTCCCTGAGACCCTCAGTGGCCGATAAACCGACTCCGAAATGGGCACCGGCACACACCAAACGCCGGCCTCCGGTCTCCGGCAGACATCGAAGCAGCCCCGCGGCGCGGCCTCTCTTGGCTCTTGCACCCGCATCCACAGCTGGTGTTCGGTGTTCCCATCTCGGGTCTCGGCGGTGCCCACTCGTCGCTTTCCGCTCGCCGTTGACTCGCTTCACAGTTCGCACACACGCCGCGCCGGTCAGGTCTCCTCCAGTCCTCCTGGTCCAACAGTTCTGGCGTCTGGCCATTCCTCGCGTAGTTGGAGTAGTTAAATTTCTTTCTAGAAAGGGTACCGCCACGAAATAACTCGTCTGCGACTGCTAGTGCGAGCTTCCACACCTAGGCTAGCACTGGCAGCTCGCCATGCATGGGGGCCCTGGTGCGCCACTTCTCTCCCATTGCCACCGCCGCTGGTCCTGAAGAAAGTTCGCCACGCACTGAAATCACATGCATGGCAGCGTAGACATCTGACCGTGTAATAGCAACCAGGGCCGTCCCACAAATTTCATGGGCCCTTGGACCAGTAAGACATTAAGGGCCCGGCAATGTAATATTTGAATAGGACGATTAAAGTATATAACTTGTAGCATATATTTAATTCTTCTTGAAAAGGTAACAGTACATCAAAGAAGATAAAAAAACGGCAAAATAACTATGATGGTTACCTCAAATAAAACTACGGTGCTTCAGTGCTTTTTAAAAAAGTGTCTTCGggcatttcttgatgcaaaatctTCAAGAACACTTTCAAGATCAATTGCCGTGAAGAGGGACGCCACACCGCAGTGCCACGCCGCCACGCCGGAGGGACGTCCGTGCTCGCGCTCGCGCCTGGCCCTAGCACGCCGACACCCTCACGCAGTCCGCAAACACACACTCACGATCAAGAACGAGAATACGAGCGGCCGCCGCCAATTGGTACGCAGGCCTATTGGTACGCACTGTTGCCTTGCCGACGTATGGGTTGATAGCATCTACTATACAGTATACACATGGGTACCCTCATGGGCCCCCAGCCTCATGGGCCCATGGGCATCGCACAGGCTGCCCCTCCCCATAGGACGGGCCTGATAGCAACGTACGGTAGCCACAAGTTCGACTGATAACTCGTGCTGGGTTGGGGTTTGCCTATAAAACGAGCCCCCCGGTGCACCGATAACTGCCTATAAAATAGAAGAGGAACAGAGGGTTCGATTCGTTTCGGattaaaaccctaaccctaaccgggtaaaagaaaatagaaaagagaccgGGAGGGTGGCGGGCGTCACTCAActgccggtcaccaccgccaccgcgtgggGAAAGGTGCAAAAGAACAGAGCTCGTTCGGAtctgagaagagaagagaaagggGTCTCGGCACTCCGAGCCGAACCTGGAGTGTCAAACCCTAACCCACGAAGCACTCGTTGGGAAAGATGAATAGTGACTCCAGcgagtcaaaccctaaccctaatcaagAAAGAAATCGAGATGCAGAtagttcaaccgaaccctaacccgcggggaagaagaacagtaaccctaaccctaacctcaACCCAAATCGGTTCCactccaaaaagaaaagaaagaagatccaaaagagaagaaggggaagagggaAAAGGGTTTATCTCGCCGATCTCAAATCAAAACCGAGAGAAAAACCGAATCGGGTTAATCCGAACCCtaacaaaaccctaaccctaactcgcgacGAGAAAGGGGAAGAGGTGAACGGACAACGGTCAGGAGCTCCTACCTGGGGTCCGCCTACTCTGTCTCCACCACCAGCCGTCGTGAGGACACCGCGCGGGAAGTCAACCTCAGCCGCCGGGGCGGGATAAGCGCAGTCGCACGATCTCCGCCTCGGGCTCGGGCCAAAGGGCACCACCATGGTGCCGCGCGTAGCTCTGGCCACATGCGTGCGCCGACGAGGGGTGCCATGGCGGAGTTGCCATCCCCGTGTCGTGTCTCGCTCTCGGTCGCTCACTGTGGCTGCGCTGAGAGGGAAGAggagagcggcgaagagagaggaagggaggcgCCGAATGCGTTAGGGTTCGGGGG harbors:
- the LOC136538208 gene encoding basic blue protein-like, which encodes MAQGRGSARGSSAAVLALVLLCVLLHGEFAESAVYTVGDRGGWSFNTANWPKGKRFRAGDVLVFRYNAKAHNVVPVSAAGYRSCSAPKGVRALTTGNDRVTLKRGANYFICSFPGHCQAGMKIAVTAA